One Cricetulus griseus strain 17A/GY chromosome 5, alternate assembly CriGri-PICRH-1.0, whole genome shotgun sequence genomic window carries:
- the LOC113836114 gene encoding olfactory receptor 6K3-like: MMSNRTTSVTEFLFSGFPQFESGSFLFFIPLFFIYIFIVIGNLIVFFAVRMDTRLHNPMYNFISIFSFLEIWYTTATIPKMLSNLISKQRTISMIGCLLQMYFFHSLGNSEGILLTTMAIDRYVAICNPLRYPTIMTPRLCAQLSAGSCVFGFLVLLPEIAWISTLPFCGPNQIHQIFCDFEPVLRLACTDTSMILVEDVVHAVAIIFSVLVIAISYIRIITVILRIPSGEGRQKAFSTCAAHLGVFLMFYGSVSLMYLRFSATFPPILDTAIALMFAVLAPFFNPIIYSLRNKDMKMAIKKLLCSQRILSTTAS; encoded by the coding sequence ATGATGAGTAACAGAACCACTTCAGTGACAGAATTTctcttctctggatttccccagtttGAAAGTGGCAGTTTCctcttcttcattcctttgttcttcatttaCATATTCATTGTTATTGGGAATCTCATTGTGTTTTTTGCAGTCAGGATGGATACTCGTCTTCACAACCCCATGTATAATTTcatcagcattttctcatttctggAGATCTGGTATACCACGGCAACCATTCCCAAGATGCTCTCCAACCTCATCAGCAAGCAGAGGACCATCTCCATGATTGGCTGCCTGCTGCAGATGTACTTCTTCCATTCACTTGGAAATTCAGAAGGTATTTTGTTGACCACAATGGCTATTGACAGATATGTTGCTATTTGTAATCCTCTCCGGTACCCAACTATCATGACCCCCAGGCTCTGTGCTCAGCTCTCTGCTGGTTCCTGTGTCTTTGGCTTTCTTGTGTTGCTCCCAGAGATTGCATGGATTTCCACTCTGCCCTTCTGTGGCCCCAACCAAATTCATCAGATCTTCTGTGACTTTGAACCTGTGTTGCGTTTGGCCTGTACGGACACCTCCATGATTCTGGTTGAGGATGTGGTCCATGCTGTGGCCATCATCTTTTCTGTCTTGGTTATTGCCATTTCTTACATCAGAATCATCACAGTGATTCTAAGGATTCCCTCTGGTGAAGGCCGCCAGAAGGCTTTCTCTACTTGTGCTGCCCATCTTGGTGTCTTTCTGATGTTCTATGGCAGTGTCTCACTCATGTACCTGCGTTTCTCAGCTACTTTCCCACCAATTTTGGACACAGCCATTGCACTAATGTTTGCAGTTCTTGCTCCGTTTTTCAACCCTATCATCTATAGTTTGAGAAATAAGGACATGAAAATGGCAattaagaagcttctctgttcTCAGAGGATACTGTCTACAACTGCAAGTTAA
- the LOC100752412 gene encoding olfactory receptor 6K3: MENGNLSTVTVFVFTGFPQLQNGGLLYFFPLLFIYIFIVSGNLMIFFAVRLDTRLHNPMYNFIGIFSFLEMWYTTATIPKMLSNLISEEKTISFVGCLLQMYFFHSLGNTEGTLLTVMAIDRYVAICNPLRYPNIMTPRLCAQLTAGSCIFGFLILLPEIVWISALPFCGPNQIHQIFCDFTPLLKLACTDASVILVQDVIHALAILITSLIISLSYIRIIVVILGISSTEGRKKAFSTCAAHIAVFLLFFGSVALMYLRFSATYTPFWDNVIALTFSVFAPLFNPIIYSLRNKDMKDAIKKLFCSQKVFNESGR; encoded by the coding sequence ATGGAGAATGGAAATCTGTCAACAGTGACTGTATTTGTCTTCACTGGGTTCCCCCAGCTCCAGAACGGTGGCCTCCTGTACTTTTTCCCTTTACTCTTTATCTATATCTTTATTGTGTCAGGAAACCTAATGATCTTCTTTGCTGTAAGGCTGGACACCCGTCTTCACAATCCCATGTACAATTTCATAGGTATCTTCTCATTTCTTGAGATGTGGTATACAACAGCCACCATCCCTAAGATGCTCTCCAACCTGATCAGTGAGGAAAAGACCATTTCCTTCGTTGGCTGCCTCTTACAGATGTACTTTTTCCATTCACTTGGAAACACTGAAGGGACCCTACTAACTGTCATGGCTATTGACAGGTATGTTGCCATCTGCAACCCACTCCGCTACCCTAACATCATGACACCCCGGCTGTGTGCTCAGCTCACTGCTGGCTCTTGTATATTTGGCTTCCTCATCCTTCTACCTGAGATTGTGTGGATTTCTGCTCTACCCTTTTGTGGTCCCAATCAAATCCATCAGATATTCTGTGATTTCACTCCTTTGTTGAAGTTAGCCTGTACAGATGCCTCAGTGATCCTGGTTCAAGATGTGATTCATGCTCTCGCTATTCTGATAACAAGTCTGATTATCTCTCTTTCTTACATAAGAATTATTGTTGTTATCCTGGGCATCTCTTCAACAGAGGGTCGGAAAAAGGCTTTTTCCACCTGTGCTGCCCACATTGctgttttcctgttgttttttgGCAGTGTGGCCCTTATGTATCTTCGATTCTCTGCCACTTATACACCATTCTGGGACAACGTCATTGCTCTTACATTTTCTGTATTTGCTCCCCTTTTCAATCCTATTATATATAGCCTGAGAAATAAGGACATGAAAGATGCAATTAAAAAACTCTTTTGCTCTCAAAAGGTATTCAATGAATCAGGTAGGTAA